Proteins encoded together in one Stegostoma tigrinum isolate sSteTig4 unplaced genomic scaffold, sSteTig4.hap1 scaffold_278, whole genome shotgun sequence window:
- the LOC132208074 gene encoding zinc finger protein 892-like yields MRSTGGKGEPEESDEEQARKLEHLQSVNSNLAADSNEMLNSSCLEYHQALIMEAKTSVRTEKPWKCEDCEKEFKYPSSLESHQCGHTGERPFTSPDCGKGFI; encoded by the exons ATGCGCAGTACCGGAGGCAAAGGAGAGCCGGAGGAATCGGATGAGGAACAGGCGCG GAAGTTGGAGCATTTGCAGTCAGTGAACTCAAATCTCGCTGCAGATTCTAACGAAATGTTGAATTCATCATGTCTTGAATATCATCAGGCTTTGATCATGGAAGCCAAAACCAGTGTTCGCactgagaaaccatggaaatgtgaggactgtgagaaggaattcaaatatccatcttccctggaaagtcatcagtgtggtcacactggagagagaccgttcaccagccctgactgtggaaagggattcatttga